A stretch of bacterium DNA encodes these proteins:
- a CDS encoding four helix bundle protein gives MTGNKEFVKDYEDLRVFQGAMDTAMQIFKITKSFPVEERYSLVDQIRRSSRSVCANIAEAWRKRRYKRAFVSKLSDAEAEAGETQVWLKFAEKCGYLGEETLTELDTAYRVIIAQIISMIDNAGKWTFKDKG, from the coding sequence ATTACCGGCAATAAAGAGTTCGTCAAAGATTATGAAGATCTGCGGGTTTTTCAAGGTGCGATGGATACGGCTATGCAGATCTTCAAAATTACGAAGTCCTTTCCGGTGGAGGAAAGGTACTCTCTTGTCGATCAGATCAGGCGCTCTTCGCGTTCTGTGTGCGCCAATATCGCGGAAGCATGGAGGAAAAGAAGGTACAAGAGAGCATTTGTGTCCAAGTTGAGTGATGCTGAGGCTGAGGCCGGTGAGACGCAGGTGTGGCTGAAATTCGCGGAGAAGTGCGGTTATCTGGGTGAAGAGACCTTAACTGAGTTGGACACGGCATACCGGGTGATCATTGCGCAGATTATCAGCATGATAGACAACGCGGGCAAATGGACATTCAAGGACAAGGGATGA
- a CDS encoding sigma-54 dependent transcriptional regulator, whose product MASKGRILVVDDEYLIRWSLQQNLVEHGYEIVLAASAEEGLALMDREEPDLVLLDIQLPGMSGLDLLKSIKEQRPDCAVVMVTATSDLSVAVTAMRDGAFDYIPKPFNLDEVRMVVDKSLENRRLRDEVSRYREQEGSRYSFSSFIYASGAMEQVVDVARKIVLSDATTVLLTGESGTGKDLLAQVIHFESGRRDMPFMPLNCTALPRELLESELFGHEKGAFTDARTLKKGLFEITDGGTLFLDEIGDMDLALQAKLLRFLETRTFKRVGGTRDISVDVRIIAATNRDLEERIREKAFREDLFYRLNVIPIRVPPLRERPEDVIPLAEKFLEDFSRDLGKKIKRIEPVAVRVMEEYGWPGNVRELKNVIERAMILSADEVLDAGALALRSREAVQARPGGTDTLNLDEMERRLIEEALSRSRNNQSRAARLLGISRDTLRYRMKKHELL is encoded by the coding sequence ATGGCCTCTAAAGGCCGCATCCTCGTCGTCGACGACGAATACCTCATCCGCTGGTCCCTCCAGCAGAACCTCGTCGAGCACGGTTACGAGATCGTCCTGGCCGCCTCGGCCGAGGAGGGCCTCGCCCTCATGGACCGCGAGGAGCCGGACCTCGTCCTGTTGGACATCCAGCTCCCCGGAATGAGCGGCCTGGACCTTTTAAAGAGCATCAAGGAGCAGCGGCCCGATTGCGCCGTGGTCATGGTCACAGCGACCTCGGATCTTTCGGTCGCCGTCACTGCCATGAGGGACGGGGCCTTCGATTACATCCCCAAGCCGTTCAACCTGGACGAAGTGCGCATGGTGGTGGACAAGTCGCTGGAAAACCGGCGGCTTCGGGACGAGGTGAGCCGCTACCGGGAGCAGGAAGGTTCCCGGTACAGTTTTTCCAGTTTTATCTACGCCAGCGGGGCCATGGAACAGGTCGTGGATGTGGCCAGGAAGATCGTCCTGTCCGACGCCACCACCGTGCTGCTGACGGGGGAAAGCGGCACCGGCAAGGACCTCCTGGCCCAGGTGATCCATTTCGAAAGCGGCCGCAGGGATATGCCGTTCATGCCCTTGAACTGCACCGCCCTTCCCAGGGAACTGCTGGAAAGCGAGCTGTTCGGCCACGAAAAGGGGGCCTTCACCGACGCCAGGACGCTGAAGAAAGGCCTTTTCGAGATCACCGACGGCGGGACCCTGTTTCTCGACGAGATCGGCGACATGGACCTGGCCCTGCAGGCCAAGCTGCTGAGGTTTTTGGAGACGCGGACCTTCAAGCGGGTCGGCGGCACCAGGGACATCTCGGTGGACGTGCGGATCATTGCGGCCACCAACAGGGACCTCGAAGAGCGGATCAGGGAAAAGGCGTTCCGGGAGGACCTTTTCTACCGGCTCAACGTCATCCCCATAAGGGTGCCCCCTCTCAGGGAACGTCCCGAGGACGTGATCCCCCTGGCCGAGAAGTTCCTTGAGGACTTCAGCCGGGACCTGGGCAAGAAGATCAAGCGCATCGAGCCCGTGGCCGTGAGGGTCATGGAGGAGTATGGCTGGCCCGGCAACGTGCGGGAGCTTAAGAACGTCATCGAAAGGGCCATGATCCTCTCCGCCGACGAGGTGCTCGACGCCGGGGCCCTGGCCCTGAGGAGCAGGGAGGCTGTGCAGGCCCGGCCGGGTGGTACCGACACCCTGAACCTGGATGAGATGGAACGCCGCCTCATCGAGGAGGCCCTTTCCCGCTCCAGGAACAACCAGTCCAGGGCCGCCCGGCTGTTGGGAATCTCCCGGGACACGCTGCGGTACAGGATGAAGAAGCACGAGCTTCTGTGA